The following are from one region of the Petrotoga mobilis SJ95 genome:
- a CDS encoding endonuclease NucS domain-containing protein, whose translation MKMFTIDKNGNLILYKEQLYKDSNLEKDLEVLLENSPEYFFEESNVLIIGRQVITNLNSIIDLLGIDKNGNTVVIELKRDKTPRETIAQLLEYASFIENLDYSQLNEIYRDYSGEEISLEDYHRAYFQNETDEKVSFNKSTKLVIVAQEISKEIRQTALFLRKKGIDIYCMEFKYFETEFGERIISSDIVVGQEEFIRQKIYSSSLPKVNKQKFLNLLDNNGTEVFQKIFEFAEQKGLMIRWGSKGFSLNVELTSGSVGLFYGFPPSSAFNQSIYTVFGDITKKVNHPENIITSYKKSLENLGYFQDAKSNLKWVIDKAYSVDEVNQFLDIIEQVISEIKKEGLK comes from the coding sequence ATGAAAATGTTTACCATTGATAAAAATGGAAACTTAATTCTATATAAAGAACAACTTTACAAAGATTCCAATTTAGAAAAAGATTTAGAAGTTTTGCTTGAAAATAGTCCTGAATACTTTTTTGAAGAAAGCAATGTTCTTATAATTGGTCGTCAGGTTATTACCAATTTAAATAGTATTATAGATTTGTTAGGTATTGATAAAAATGGGAATACCGTGGTGATTGAGTTAAAAAGGGACAAAACACCGCGGGAGACAATTGCTCAGCTATTAGAATACGCTTCCTTTATTGAGAACTTAGATTATTCACAGTTAAATGAAATTTATCGAGACTATTCTGGTGAAGAAATTAGTTTAGAAGATTATCACCGAGCGTATTTCCAAAACGAAACAGATGAAAAAGTTTCATTTAATAAATCAACAAAATTAGTAATAGTTGCTCAGGAAATTTCAAAAGAAATTCGGCAAACCGCCTTATTTTTAAGAAAAAAAGGTATTGATATTTATTGTATGGAGTTTAAGTATTTCGAGACCGAGTTTGGAGAAAGGATAATCTCAAGCGATATTGTTGTTGGTCAAGAAGAATTTATACGTCAAAAAATTTATTCCTCCTCACTTCCAAAGGTTAATAAGCAAAAATTCTTAAATTTATTGGATAATAACGGAACGGAAGTCTTTCAGAAGATATTTGAATTCGCAGAACAAAAAGGCTTAATGATCAGATGGGGGTCCAAGGGTTTTTCTTTAAATGTTGAATTGACGAGTGGTTCTGTTGGTCTATTTTACGGGTTCCCCCCCAGTTCTGCATTCAATCAGAGTATTTATACGGTATTTGGAGATATTACAAAAAAGGTTAACCATCCGGAAAATATTATTACATCTTACAAAAAAAGTCTTGAAAACCTCGGTTACTTTCAAGATGCAAAATCAAATCTAAAATGGGTGATCGATAAGGCCTATTCAGTAGACGAAGTCAATCAGTTTCTTGACATTATAGAGCAGGTAATTTCAGAGATAAAGAAAGAAGGTTTGAAATAA
- the aspS gene encoding aspartate--tRNA ligase, producing MFQKRTHTCGELNENDIDKIVILNGWIDRIRDLGGIIFVLIRDRYGKTQAVFDSSDNYTLYQKALKLKNEYVVSIQGKVRVRPEKDKNPNMVTGNIEILATNLEILSESETPPIYVNIEEDISENLRLKYRYLDLRKERMQRNLILRHKVMKITRDTLSAEGFLEIETPYLTKSTPEGARDFLVPSRLKPGNFYALPQSPQLFKQLLMVSGFDKYFQIARCFRDEDFRADRQPEFTQIDIEQSFVEKEDIFALTEKLIKEIFEKSLNYNGLEIPFQKYTYDEVIQKYGSDKPDIRYGMEFIDLTAYFQNTEANFIKNGIDKGLILKGFIVPDRSNNFSRKKFDDLTEFAKEQGSSGLIWIACDKEMRSNIKKAAAKEINILVERGIMKEGDVLFAILEETDKIDQILGQLRIKMIKEEFEKKSGFSIIWVTDFPMFSWNEEEQRIVAEHHPFTMPNLDDLAKYENKDPLKIKSQSYDLVINGYEIASGSIRIHKQDVQEKVFDILGLSKEEAQEKFGFLLEAFKYGAPPHGGIAIGMDRLVSILVGEESIKEVIAFPKTASGTDPMTNAPSEVSEKQLEELHLALKKINESEKQNDSKS from the coding sequence TTGTTCCAAAAAAGAACTCACACTTGTGGAGAATTAAACGAAAACGATATAGATAAGATCGTTATTTTAAACGGCTGGATAGATAGGATTCGTGATTTAGGAGGAATTATCTTTGTTTTGATAAGAGATAGATACGGTAAAACTCAGGCGGTTTTTGATTCAAGCGATAACTATACGCTTTATCAAAAAGCCTTAAAATTAAAAAACGAATACGTTGTTTCTATCCAAGGGAAAGTTAGGGTGCGTCCTGAAAAAGACAAAAACCCAAATATGGTTACTGGAAATATTGAAATACTCGCTACAAATTTAGAAATCCTTTCTGAATCTGAAACACCACCCATATACGTCAACATAGAAGAAGATATTTCGGAAAACTTAAGGTTAAAATATAGATATTTAGACTTGAGAAAAGAACGAATGCAAAGGAATCTAATACTGAGACACAAGGTTATGAAAATCACAAGAGATACGCTAAGCGCTGAAGGCTTCCTGGAAATTGAGACCCCTTACTTAACAAAATCAACACCAGAAGGGGCACGCGATTTTTTGGTTCCTTCTAGATTGAAACCTGGCAATTTTTACGCCTTACCTCAATCTCCTCAACTTTTCAAACAACTGCTCATGGTATCAGGTTTTGATAAATATTTTCAAATAGCTCGTTGTTTCAGAGATGAGGATTTTAGGGCTGATAGGCAACCCGAATTCACACAAATTGACATAGAACAGTCCTTTGTTGAAAAAGAAGATATATTTGCATTAACAGAAAAATTAATCAAAGAAATATTCGAAAAGTCTCTAAATTACAATGGATTAGAGATTCCATTTCAAAAATATACCTATGATGAAGTGATACAAAAATATGGTTCAGATAAACCTGATATACGGTATGGTATGGAATTTATCGACCTAACAGCATATTTTCAAAACACTGAGGCTAATTTCATAAAAAACGGGATAGATAAAGGTCTTATATTAAAAGGTTTTATTGTCCCTGATAGATCCAACAATTTTTCCAGAAAAAAATTTGATGACCTGACAGAGTTCGCTAAAGAACAAGGAAGCTCTGGCTTGATATGGATCGCTTGTGACAAAGAAATGAGATCAAATATAAAAAAAGCCGCAGCCAAAGAGATTAATATCTTAGTAGAACGTGGTATAATGAAAGAAGGTGACGTTTTATTCGCTATTTTAGAAGAAACAGATAAAATAGACCAGATTTTAGGCCAATTGAGAATAAAAATGATTAAAGAAGAGTTCGAAAAAAAATCCGGGTTCAGTATAATCTGGGTCACAGATTTTCCAATGTTTTCTTGGAATGAGGAAGAACAAAGAATTGTAGCCGAACATCACCCCTTTACTATGCCCAACTTAGATGATTTAGCTAAATATGAGAATAAAGACCCTTTAAAGATTAAATCTCAATCTTATGATCTTGTAATAAATGGTTATGAGATCGCAAGTGGTAGCATAAGAATACACAAACAAGATGTACAAGAAAAGGTGTTCGATATTTTAGGCTTGAGCAAAGAAGAGGCACAAGAGAAATTTGGTTTCTTGTTAGAGGCTTTCAAATATGGTGCTCCTCCTCACGGAGGTATAGCAATTGGAATGGATAGATTGGTGAGCATACTAGTAGGAGAAGAATCAATAAAAGAGGTTATCGCATTCCCAAAAACAGCTTCTGGGACCGATCCCATGACCAATGCTCCATCAGAAGTCAGCGAAAAACAATTGGAAGAATTACACCTCGCTTTGAAAAAAATAAACGAGAGTGAGAAGCAAAATGACTCAAAAAGCTAA
- a CDS encoding S1 RNA-binding domain-containing protein, whose amino-acid sequence MMEEKTFEKLLNEQEINEVKKGKIIEGKVFEINSDGIWVALEGATGDVFVSQVELIKPLQEYQVDQKILVEITKTNDAEGLNFASEKRAVWNETMNKINEGENYPIIFKNRLKKGYSVLIEGLIGAFLPGSLSLLSPKDDLPQGEKMAKVISKNGKNIVVSIKDYAEEKISQTFNEYEEGMVIDGVVEDIKNFGAFVRLNDHLNGLIPASEVSWDEKISIKDYLKVGQKVKALIIKLDREKKRISLSLKRLKENPWKTVDEKYPIGSIVQGTVTKILPFGFTVKIDEGLEGLVHETEIFWGRKGRISDLVNVGDDVQVKILNIDKENKKINLSYKQVSGDPWENIEEKYYEGNIVTGTVEKVLDNGAIIKIDEGITGFLHVSELSWDFVDDISTVLNEKQKIKVKIIKIDKDNKRMRLSVRETKENPWKKASKEIKPGDTVKGKIIRFLDKGAIVLIDGYEVEAYLPASKASTNSKSLEETYSIGDQIEAKVLEIGLENEFKRGNMIISVTHLEEEREKEEALQVINEMNEE is encoded by the coding sequence ATGATGGAGGAAAAAACATTTGAAAAACTTTTGAACGAACAAGAGATAAACGAGGTAAAAAAAGGAAAAATAATAGAAGGAAAGGTATTTGAAATAAATAGCGATGGTATATGGGTTGCTTTAGAAGGTGCCACAGGAGATGTGTTTGTAAGTCAAGTAGAACTCATAAAACCTCTCCAAGAATATCAAGTAGATCAAAAGATACTAGTAGAAATAACAAAAACAAATGATGCAGAAGGTTTAAACTTTGCCTCCGAAAAAAGGGCCGTTTGGAATGAAACTATGAATAAAATAAACGAAGGAGAAAATTATCCTATTATTTTTAAAAACAGGCTCAAGAAAGGCTACAGCGTATTGATTGAAGGACTTATCGGTGCTTTTCTTCCTGGTTCGTTATCTTTATTAAGCCCTAAAGATGATTTACCTCAAGGAGAAAAAATGGCTAAAGTGATTTCTAAAAATGGAAAAAACATAGTCGTATCGATAAAAGATTACGCAGAAGAAAAAATTAGTCAAACTTTCAATGAATACGAGGAAGGAATGGTAATTGACGGTGTGGTAGAGGATATAAAAAACTTTGGTGCCTTTGTAAGATTGAATGATCATTTGAATGGTCTCATACCAGCAAGTGAGGTTAGCTGGGACGAAAAGATCTCTATAAAAGATTATCTAAAGGTGGGTCAAAAAGTTAAAGCGCTGATAATAAAATTGGACAGAGAGAAAAAAAGAATTTCACTATCTCTTAAACGCTTGAAAGAAAATCCCTGGAAAACAGTGGATGAAAAATATCCTATAGGAAGTATTGTTCAAGGTACTGTAACTAAGATATTACCTTTTGGTTTTACTGTCAAGATAGACGAAGGTTTAGAAGGTTTGGTCCATGAAACAGAAATATTCTGGGGCAGGAAAGGTAGGATAAGTGACTTAGTAAATGTTGGGGACGATGTTCAAGTCAAAATATTGAATATAGACAAAGAGAATAAAAAGATTAATCTAAGCTACAAACAAGTTTCAGGAGATCCATGGGAAAACATAGAAGAAAAATACTATGAAGGAAACATTGTTACAGGAACCGTCGAAAAGGTTCTCGATAATGGGGCGATTATAAAAATAGATGAAGGAATCACTGGATTTTTACATGTTTCAGAACTTTCATGGGATTTTGTCGACGATATTTCAACAGTGCTTAATGAAAAACAAAAGATTAAAGTAAAAATAATAAAAATAGACAAGGATAACAAAAGGATGAGACTATCAGTTAGAGAAACAAAAGAAAATCCTTGGAAAAAGGCTTCAAAAGAGATAAAACCAGGTGATACTGTTAAAGGAAAAATAATTCGTTTTTTAGATAAAGGAGCAATAGTCCTCATTGATGGTTACGAAGTAGAGGCTTATCTACCCGCAAGCAAGGCTTCCACAAATTCAAAAAGTCTCGAGGAAACATATAGTATCGGTGATCAAATAGAAGCAAAAGTTTTAGAGATTGGACTTGAAAATGAATTTAAAAGAGGGAACATGATTATAAGTGTAACACATCTAGAAGAAGAAAGAGAAAAAGAAGAGGCGCTACAAGTAATTAATGAAATGAATGAAGAGTAA
- the der gene encoding ribosome biogenesis GTPase Der, with protein MEKPTVLIIGKPNVGKSTLFNRMIGERKSIVHDMPGVTRDNVSSTIQWDDISFTLVDTCGIFEQPEDNIEERQKKIIFESLKDVSLVIFVIDGKIGLTSEDYHIADYLRKTNSKVILVINKAENFEKYELEMKPEIYSLGFGEGIPVSAEHNKNIFTLMDTIANTLKTSGLNSEESVDSEKDSEEIKVSIVGRPNVGKSSLFNSIIGSERAIVSEIPGTTRDAIDHLVTMGDNTFRFIDTAGMRKKSTIHYASIEMFSISRTINAIEKSDVVILVVDSTEGITHQDKSIIGIAEKRGKGTIIAFNKWDLVSNNHQRKEEFFNYFEKELYFVNYSPLVFTSAPKRWGIQELITAIKEVEKSRNKKIPTSALNAALEKYTLVTPPPIKKGKRIKFYYATQVGTKPPVFVFYSNLPYDIPKYYQQGLRNMIRNYIDPFIGSPIFLKFEARKNEETSKTKQKTL; from the coding sequence TTGGAAAAACCGACGGTTCTCATAATTGGAAAACCCAATGTGGGAAAATCAACATTATTTAACAGAATGATTGGTGAAAGAAAATCAATAGTTCACGATATGCCTGGTGTAACGCGGGATAACGTTTCCTCCACAATCCAATGGGACGATATATCTTTTACATTGGTAGATACTTGTGGAATATTCGAACAACCGGAAGACAACATAGAAGAAAGGCAGAAAAAAATAATTTTTGAAAGTTTAAAAGACGTATCTTTGGTAATATTTGTAATCGATGGAAAGATTGGACTTACCTCAGAAGACTATCACATTGCTGACTACTTAAGAAAGACCAATTCGAAAGTTATCTTAGTTATTAATAAGGCAGAGAATTTTGAAAAATACGAGCTTGAGATGAAACCAGAGATCTACTCTCTTGGCTTTGGTGAAGGAATCCCTGTTTCTGCAGAGCATAACAAAAATATTTTTACTTTAATGGATACTATCGCAAATACTTTAAAAACTTCTGGCTTAAATTCGGAGGAATCTGTTGATAGCGAGAAGGATAGCGAAGAAATAAAAGTATCTATCGTCGGGCGTCCTAACGTTGGGAAATCTTCTCTTTTTAATAGCATAATTGGTTCAGAAAGGGCTATCGTTTCAGAAATACCTGGAACAACCCGAGACGCCATTGATCATCTAGTTACAATGGGCGATAACACCTTCAGATTTATAGATACTGCTGGAATGAGAAAAAAAAGTACCATTCATTATGCAAGTATTGAAATGTTTTCAATATCAAGAACAATCAACGCAATTGAAAAGTCAGATGTAGTAATTTTAGTAGTTGATTCAACAGAAGGAATAACCCACCAAGACAAAAGCATCATAGGTATTGCAGAAAAAAGAGGAAAGGGAACGATTATAGCATTTAACAAGTGGGATTTAGTTAGTAACAACCATCAAAGAAAGGAAGAGTTTTTTAACTATTTTGAAAAAGAACTCTACTTTGTAAATTATAGTCCATTAGTTTTCACATCGGCACCTAAAAGATGGGGGATTCAAGAATTAATAACCGCTATAAAAGAAGTCGAAAAATCAAGAAACAAAAAAATCCCAACAAGTGCGTTGAATGCAGCTTTAGAAAAATACACATTGGTTACTCCACCACCAATTAAAAAAGGAAAAAGAATCAAATTTTACTATGCTACACAAGTTGGGACCAAACCACCTGTTTTCGTATTCTATTCAAATTTACCATACGACATACCAAAATACTATCAACAAGGTTTGAGAAACATGATAAGAAATTACATTGATCCTTTCATTGGTTCGCCTATATTTCTAAAATTCGAAGCAAGAAAAAATGAAGAAACTTCAAAAACCAAGCAAAAAACACTATAA
- the cmk gene encoding (d)CMP kinase, with protein sequence MTQKAKKIKIAIDGPAGSGKSTIAQNLANLLNINYLNSGALYRIIGYYLNERKIDPKDSKIIENILEKLNIEIKNNRYFLDGKDVTITIKDSKIGDLASLYSKNNIVREKVNQIIKKIAEKDNIVVDGRDIGSVVLPDSDIKIYLTASLEERAKRRWNEEKEQKANISFTEILEEIKNRDYNDSNRSIAPLKPAQDAIIIDTTNLSIEEVLQKILKIVKESGIYGD encoded by the coding sequence ATGACTCAAAAAGCTAAAAAAATAAAAATTGCTATAGATGGTCCGGCAGGTTCGGGAAAATCTACAATCGCACAAAACTTAGCTAATTTGCTAAATATAAATTATCTAAATAGTGGTGCTTTGTACAGAATCATAGGCTACTACTTAAATGAAAGAAAAATAGATCCGAAAGATTCCAAAATTATAGAAAATATTTTAGAAAAACTTAACATTGAAATAAAAAACAACCGTTATTTTTTAGACGGAAAAGATGTTACCATCACCATTAAAGACTCAAAAATTGGTGATTTAGCTTCCCTTTATTCCAAGAATAATATTGTCAGAGAAAAAGTTAATCAAATAATAAAAAAGATTGCCGAAAAGGACAATATAGTGGTTGATGGAAGAGATATAGGATCTGTAGTTCTCCCCGATAGCGATATTAAAATATATCTAACCGCCTCTTTGGAAGAAAGAGCTAAAAGAAGGTGGAATGAGGAAAAGGAACAAAAAGCAAATATCTCTTTCACTGAGATACTAGAAGAAATAAAAAATCGGGATTACAATGATTCAAACCGTTCTATAGCTCCATTAAAACCAGCTCAAGATGCGATAATTATAGATACTACTAATCTATCCATAGAGGAAGTACTGCAAAAAATATTAAAAATTGTCAAAGAGAGTGGTATTTATGGAGATTAA
- the ispH gene encoding 4-hydroxy-3-methylbut-2-enyl diphosphate reductase, whose translation MEINVAKRTGFCSGVQKTYNEVKNSLVDKNKIYIYGELVHNRKVIEELNSAGAITITGMDDIPDDSIDETLIIRAHGISKAEKDLLKKRFSKVIDMTCPIVTNLVKYVEKKQKDGFFVVVYGKPDHPEILGLKGNVDESKLLITLSPVTIPQKKVLIVSQTTMGEEEYKNFITSILTINSFTEVLIRDTICSETILREKETLELSQKSTLMLVLGGKNSSNTQKLYRISKKYCKRTYHIESGEELKEITISPQDKIGIVTGSSTPTSELNKVLEYLSQEKEDFS comes from the coding sequence ATGGAGATTAATGTAGCGAAGAGAACCGGTTTTTGCTCAGGCGTTCAAAAAACGTACAATGAAGTTAAAAATTCCCTAGTTGACAAAAATAAGATTTATATTTACGGAGAGTTGGTACACAATAGAAAGGTAATAGAAGAATTAAATAGCGCAGGTGCGATAACTATAACAGGAATGGATGACATACCAGACGATTCTATAGATGAAACATTAATCATAAGGGCACACGGTATTTCAAAGGCTGAAAAGGATCTATTGAAAAAACGATTCTCTAAAGTTATTGACATGACTTGCCCAATAGTTACAAATTTAGTAAAATACGTAGAGAAGAAACAAAAAGATGGATTCTTTGTAGTCGTGTATGGGAAACCCGACCATCCTGAGATACTTGGGCTAAAAGGGAATGTAGATGAGAGTAAATTGCTAATAACACTTTCTCCAGTGACAATACCTCAAAAAAAAGTATTGATAGTATCTCAAACAACCATGGGCGAAGAAGAGTACAAAAATTTTATAACCAGTATTTTAACTATTAATTCTTTTACGGAGGTGTTGATAAGAGATACTATATGTTCTGAAACTATCCTAAGGGAAAAAGAGACACTAGAACTTTCTCAAAAAAGCACATTGATGCTAGTTCTAGGCGGAAAAAACAGTTCAAATACTCAAAAACTATACCGTATTTCAAAAAAATATTGTAAAAGGACATACCATATTGAATCTGGTGAAGAACTTAAAGAAATAACTATCTCTCCACAAGACAAAATAGGAATAGTTACTGGTTCATCCACACCAACATCAGAATTAAATAAAGTGTTGGAGTATCTAAGCCAAGAGAAGGAGGATTTTTCATGA